TTCGCCCTGCGCGGCGCCTTTCCGTGGCGATGCGTGCTTCCCTACTGGGCCGTTCAGTTCGGGGCCTCGGTCGTGGCGGCGCTGCTGATCGGGGCGTTCGCACATCTGCCCAGGGGAACAGAGCGCATTCCGGCGAGTGGGGCGGCCCTGCTGGACGCGGGCGCGACCACCGTGCTGCTCGTCGTGGTCCTGGCGACGGCGCACCGCAACGCGAAACTCCGGCCGACCGTGGGCCTGGCGGTGGGGGCCACCGTCGCGCTCGACCACTTCCTGACGAACAGCGTCTCTGCCGTGGCGATGAATCCCGCCAAGGTCTTCGGCCCCGCGCTGGTGTCCGGGAGGCTGGCGGAGGCCTGGCCGCACCTGCTGGGTCCGGTGCTCGGAGGCCTGGTCGCCCTGCTCTTCACGTGGGCGACACGCGGTCCTCTCAATGACAGCGAGGGCGAGGCGGCCTCCGGGAATGCCGGGCAGGGCTGAAGATATAGGCGAGTGACCACCCTGCCACGGGCTCTGGCGTCAGACCCGTGAGAGAGGTGGGCTTCTTCCAGTACGCTGAAGTTCCCCTCAGGGTGTTCCAGAGGCCGTCCATTCCGGCGACATGAAAAGGATCAGTCCCGCCGTTCGCATGGAGCCCTGGCACGACAAGGAGAGCCATGCACCCCCCCGAGACCGGCCCCGTCTTCGCAGGCTCCATCCCGCAGGTCTACGCGCAGCACCTCGTCCCGCTCATCTTCGAGCCCTACGCCGCCGATCTCGCCTCCCGGGTGGCGCGGCGGCAGCCCGCGAGCGTCCTGGAAGTCGCCGCGGGGACGGGGGTGGTGACCCGCCAGCTCGCCCACGTCCTGCCGCCCGGGGTCTCCATCATCGCCACCGATCTCAGCCAGCCCATGCTCGATCAAGCCGCAGCGGCGGGGACCGAGCGCCCCGTGGAGTGGCGCCAGGCGGATGCCCAGCAGCTCCCCTTTCCCGACGGGTCGTTCGATGTGGTCGTCTGCCAGTTCGGGGTCATGTTCTTCCCGGACAGGGTCAGGGCATTTGCGGAAGCCCGGCGCGTCCTCCGACCAGGCGGCGGGTTCATCTTCAACGTGTGGGACCGGATCGAGGAGAACGAGTTTCCCGATGTCATCCTCCGGGTGGTCCGGCCCCTCCTCCCGGAAGACCAACTGCCCTTCATGATCCGCATCCCGCACGGGTATCACGACGCTGCGGCCATCGCCCGGGACCTGGCCCGCGCGGGGTTCACCGGGCCGCCCACCATCACCACCCTGACCGCCCGCAGCCGCGCGGAGTCCCCCCGTGTTCCCGCCGTCGCGTTCTGTCAGGGCACACCCATGCGGGCCGAGTTGGAGGAGCTTGGGCCCACGGCACTCGTGGAGGCCACCGACCTGGCGACCGCCGCCATCGCTGCCCGGTTCGGGCCGGGCGCGGTGGACGGGAAACTGCAAGCCCTCGTCGTCGAGGTGGATCGGGAGAGTCCGGCGGGGTAAAGACCCCGCACCGGGCACCCCGGGACTCCACGCCTCCCTCTTTCCGCCGCTCGCCCGGGTGGCCGCCTGTGGGCAATCGTTTCACGATCCGCCCTCCTGATCTCCCCTACCCCCGCCGCACCCGCCACGCGCTGACCAGCGGCAGGAGCGCGAGGAGGGCGCAGGCCGAGGCCAGGGCCGGGAAGCCCGCGTGCGCGATGACCAGGCCGCCGACCAATGTGCCCGTGCCCGCCGCGACGTAGCCCAGGCCGTCGGTCACGCCCTGCGCGGCGGGATAGCGGGAGAGCGCCTTGCTGCCCGTCACGAAGGCGAGGTTCCAGCCCAGGCCGAGCAGGAACATGCTGACGCCCAGCCACGACGGGCCGGGCAGCGGCGCGGTGAGGGCGGCGGCGGCGAGCAGGAGGGCGCCGCCCACATAGCCCACCCGCAGCCCCAGCCGGTCGATCAGCGGCCCGGTCAGCCAGCCGAAGCCGAACATGCCCGCGATGTGCCCGGAGATCAATGCGGCGATGCTCGTGTGGTCCATCCCCAGGTGGTGCGCCCGCAGCGGCGTGAGGCTCATCAGCGTGACCATCAGGCCCTGCGCGGTGGCGAGGGCCAGGGCGGTCGAGCGCACGCCCGGCACGGCGAAGGCTTGCCGGAGGGAGAGGCGGGCCGTGCTCGCCTGCGCCGGGGCCTTCAGCGGCGTCCAGATCAGGATCAGCAGGGCCGCAATGCCGAGAAGGCCGCCACCGACGAGCCACCCGGCGACCTCGGCGGACGTGCCCAGGCGGTCGCCCAACCCCTCCACCGCGCCGGAGAAGCCGGTCATCAGGAAGGAGCCCACGACGCTCATCAGCATCAGGGCGCCCAGGGCCGTGCCGCGCCGCCCCTCGGGGACGCTCTCGGCGGCGGCGTAGCGGGCCTGCTGGTAACCGCCCTGCGCCGCGCCCATCAGCGACGCGCCGAGGAGGAAGAGGGGCGTGGCTCCGGCCCGAGCGCCCAGAAAGCCCAGCACGGCCCCGAACGTTCCCAGCGCAAACGCCGACCCCAGGCCCACCCGCCGCCCGGCCCGCAGCATCAGCGCGCCGAACAGTCCCGCCGAGAGGGCCGCCGACGCGGAAATGAGGGTGCTGGGCAACCCCGACAGGCTCTCGCGGCCCAGGCTGCTCATGATCAGGCTGGCGAGGACGGTGCTGACGGTGGTGGCCCCCGTGGCGAGGGCCTGCGCGCCGTACAGTGGCGCGAGCCGTCCCAGAGGCAGGGCGGGGACGAGGGCGGCGGGGCGGGTTTCGGCGCTCACCGGGCTCAGGCGCCCTGGGCGGCCCAGCGCTGGGCGACGGCGGCTTTCAGATATTCAGCGGCGTCCTCGGTACTCGCGCCGGGCGTAAAGACCCGGCCCACGCCGAGTTCCTCCAGCTTGGGCAGGTCCTGGTCGGGGATGATGCCGCCGCCGAACACGATGATGTCCTCGGCGCCGCGCTCGCGCAGGAGCTGCATCACCTCGCGGAAGTAGTGCATGTGCGCGCCCGAGAGCACGCTGAGGCCGATGGCGTCCACGTCCTCCTGGAGCGCGGCGTTCACGATCATCTCGGCGGTCTGGCGCAGGCCGGTGTACACCACTTCCATCCCCGCGTCGCGCAGCGCCCGCGCCACCACCTTGGCGCCCCGGTCGTGGCCGTCCATGCCGGGCTTGGCGATCAGGACCCTGATGCGGCGGTCTTCCATGTCGAGTTCCTCCTTGAACCTGTTCTTGGCCGCATTGTAGCGGCCCTGCCCACGCGGTTGGGCGGCGGCAAACCTTCAGCGGGAGGTCAGGGCTTGGCCCTAGACTCCCCGGAAATGCGTTCACTGTCATTGACCCTGCTGCTGGGTTCGGCTGCCCTGGCCGCGCCGCTCACGCCCCTTCAGACCGTCAACGATCCCAACGCCCGGTGGGCCGTCCACGTGGATTCACAGCAAGCTGTGGCCGTGGACTATGATGGCGCGGCGGCGGTGCTGGTGCCCCGCCAGGGTGCCGCCCGTGCGGTGAAGTTTCCCGGCAACAGCAAGCTGCGCTCGCCGCTGGTCACGCCGGAAGGCCGGGTGCTGGCCGTGCAACTGGATTTCAGGGCGTGTCAGGTCGTGGTGTGGGACGTGACGGCCGGGCGGAAGGTCACGACGTTGGAGGGTGCCCTCACGCGGGTCCTGGACTGCGGGCAGGACACCGAGTTCATCTTCGACATCGGCTTCACACCTGATGGCCGCTTCCTGCTGACCGCCGACCAGACGGGCCTGCGCCGCTGGGACGCGCGGACGGGCAGGCTGCTGAGAACCGTTCCGGGAAAGTTCCTCAGCCAGCACGTCAGCCCGGACGGCCGCAGCGTGGCAACCGTCGGGGACCGATACCGGGTGGAGCTGTGGGCCACCGATCTCTCGCGCCGCCTGAAAGCTCTGCCGCCACAGCCCAAGGACTGCCTGCGCGGGCCGGGTGCCTGGTCCACCGGGATAACCTGGAGTGCCGACAGCACGCGCCTCGCCTTCTCCTGCACCCATGAGGTGCGGGTCTGGAACGTGGTCGCCGGGCGCCTGCAAAGCCTGAAGCGGGCAGGCCAGCTCGACTATGCCGACGCCCCGACCTTCAGCCCAGATGGGCGTTACGTGGTAGCCGACGAGGACCAGTTCGGGGCCGGCGTCTGGGACGTGGGGAACGGCCAGCGGGTCGCGCAACTCCGCCTGGACGCCCCGAACGCGCAGGTCACCGATGTGGAGGTCACGCCGGGAAATCTGCTGCTCGCTGCGCTGAGCGATGGCCGACTCGCCCGGCTGGACCTGAACAGGCCCGCACAGGTGCTGTCGCCGCTCCCCCTGTTTTCCAGAGAAGACAGATTCCTCTGGCCCAGCCTCGCCGTCAGCCGGGAGGGGGACCGCCTGGCCGTGGCTTCGGGCGACGGCAGGCTGAACATCTACGCGCTGCCGGGGAAATAAGCTCCCTCTACCCGCCCCGAGCCGCCCGCTCCACCCGGGCCACCACACGCTCACGCCCCAATGCCTCCAGCATTTCGAACATGCCGGGGCTCTCGCTCGTTCCGGCAATGGCGGCACGCAGGGGCTGCATCACCTTGCCGGGCTTCAGGCCCTTCTCCTCGGCGAAGGCGCGCAGGGCGGGCTCGGTCGTCGCCTGGTCGAAGGCGGGGAGGTTCTTGAGCCGGGCGGCAAGTTCGGGCAGGAAGGGGCGGCCCTCCTCGATCAGCTTTGCCGCCTTCTCGTTCACCGGGTAGTCCTCGGACCAGAAGTAGGGCGTCTTCTCCAGGAACTCCGAGAACACGTCCACGCGCCGGATCATCATGCGGACGACCGCGCGAAAGTAGTCGTCGAGGGGGAGGTCGTGCTTCTGCC
This sequence is a window from Deinococcus aerius. Protein-coding genes within it:
- a CDS encoding MIP/aquaporin family protein; protein product: MINPGRGGTQAAEGGRGPTRQDTTRAEESWSAKRLRRALVAEAFGTFLLTFASVGALLLARLGLLPEAAASALVPGLVVLAMIYALGDVSGAHINPVVTLAFALRGAFPWRCVLPYWAVQFGASVVAALLIGAFAHLPRGTERIPASGAALLDAGATTVLLVVVLATAHRNAKLRPTVGLAVGATVALDHFLTNSVSAVAMNPAKVFGPALVSGRLAEAWPHLLGPVLGGLVALLFTWATRGPLNDSEGEAASGNAGQG
- a CDS encoding class I SAM-dependent methyltransferase, which encodes MHPPETGPVFAGSIPQVYAQHLVPLIFEPYAADLASRVARRQPASVLEVAAGTGVVTRQLAHVLPPGVSIIATDLSQPMLDQAAAAGTERPVEWRQADAQQLPFPDGSFDVVVCQFGVMFFPDRVRAFAEARRVLRPGGGFIFNVWDRIEENEFPDVILRVVRPLLPEDQLPFMIRIPHGYHDAAAIARDLARAGFTGPPTITTLTARSRAESPRVPAVAFCQGTPMRAELEELGPTALVEATDLATAAIAARFGPGAVDGKLQALVVEVDRESPAG
- a CDS encoding MFS transporter; amino-acid sequence: MSAETRPAALVPALPLGRLAPLYGAQALATGATTVSTVLASLIMSSLGRESLSGLPSTLISASAALSAGLFGALMLRAGRRVGLGSAFALGTFGAVLGFLGARAGATPLFLLGASLMGAAQGGYQQARYAAAESVPEGRRGTALGALMLMSVVGSFLMTGFSGAVEGLGDRLGTSAEVAGWLVGGGLLGIAALLILIWTPLKAPAQASTARLSLRQAFAVPGVRSTALALATAQGLMVTLMSLTPLRAHHLGMDHTSIAALISGHIAGMFGFGWLTGPLIDRLGLRVGYVGGALLLAAAALTAPLPGPSWLGVSMFLLGLGWNLAFVTGSKALSRYPAAQGVTDGLGYVAAGTGTLVGGLVIAHAGFPALASACALLALLPLVSAWRVRRG
- a CDS encoding cobalamin B12-binding domain-containing protein, whose amino-acid sequence is MEDRRIRVLIAKPGMDGHDRGAKVVARALRDAGMEVVYTGLRQTAEMIVNAALQEDVDAIGLSVLSGAHMHYFREVMQLLRERGAEDIIVFGGGIIPDQDLPKLEELGVGRVFTPGASTEDAAEYLKAAVAQRWAAQGA
- a CDS encoding WD40 repeat domain-containing protein yields the protein MRSLSLTLLLGSAALAAPLTPLQTVNDPNARWAVHVDSQQAVAVDYDGAAAVLVPRQGAARAVKFPGNSKLRSPLVTPEGRVLAVQLDFRACQVVVWDVTAGRKVTTLEGALTRVLDCGQDTEFIFDIGFTPDGRFLLTADQTGLRRWDARTGRLLRTVPGKFLSQHVSPDGRSVATVGDRYRVELWATDLSRRLKALPPQPKDCLRGPGAWSTGITWSADSTRLAFSCTHEVRVWNVVAGRLQSLKRAGQLDYADAPTFSPDGRYVVADEDQFGAGVWDVGNGQRVAQLRLDAPNAQVTDVEVTPGNLLLAALSDGRLARLDLNRPAQVLSPLPLFSREDRFLWPSLAVSREGDRLAVASGDGRLNIYALPGK